From Kogia breviceps isolate mKogBre1 chromosome 2, mKogBre1 haplotype 1, whole genome shotgun sequence, one genomic window encodes:
- the ZNF487 gene encoding LOW QUALITY PROTEIN: putative zinc finger protein 487 (The sequence of the model RefSeq protein was modified relative to this genomic sequence to represent the inferred CDS: inserted 2 bases in 1 codon), which produces MVNYFHFYFCIVDLMEKSQGKEDQHWWKVDFVNNKTPTKERNSVLGKTFSLDTNSILSRKIPGKYDSYGMNLDSLSELIISNRHSFVRQLDEFNTHGKLLLCTKHRXHSREKSSECDRTGKAISQNEDIFQHQDTQTLKLSSEYNECGKAFNEGATFITHKRASSWEKPYGCNEHVKAFSDRPTFTVHQGTHTRENHYELNDCEGWSVGEKSTLNKHYGVIMGKRYYEYIESE; this is translated from the exons AtggtaaattattttcatttctacttctgcaTAGTTGACCTGATGGAGAAGAGCCAGGGAAAGGAAGACCAGCATTGGTGGAAAGTTGATTTTGTCAACAACAAAACACCGACTAAAGAGAGAAATAGTGTATTAGGAAAAACATTTTCTCTGGATACAAACTCTATTTTATCAAGAAAAATACCTGGTAAATATGACTCATATGGAATGAATTTGGattctctttcagaattaatCATTAGTAATAGACACTCCTTTGTAAGGCAGCTTGATGAATTTAATACACATGGGAAATTACTCCTCTGTACAAAACACAG TCATTCTAGAGAGAAATCTTCAGAATGTGATAGAACTGGAAAAGCCATTAGTCAAAATGAGGACATATTTCAGCATCAAGATACTCAAACTCTGAAGCTTTCTTCTGAATataatgaatgtgggaaagccttcaatGAGGGGGCAACTTTCATTACTCATAAGAGAGCAAGCTCATGGGAGAAGCCCTATGGATGTAATGAACATGTCAAAGCCTTTTCTGATAGACCAACATTCACTGTTCATCAGGGAACTCATACAAGGGAGAATCACTATGAATTGAATGACTGTGAGGGGTGGTCTGTTGGTGAGAAGTCAACTTTAAATAAGCACTATGGAGTTATCATGGGGAAGAGATACTATGAGTATATTGAAAGTGAATAG
- the LOC131750316 gene encoding LOW QUALITY PROTEIN: zinc finger protein 300-like (The sequence of the model RefSeq protein was modified relative to this genomic sequence to represent the inferred CDS: inserted 2 bases in 1 codon) codes for SECSECGKTFSHKSSLILYQRIHRGEKCYECTKCGKTFGYRSGLAVHQRTHTGEKPYECNECGKNFCEKSNLHVHQQTHRGEKPYESNECQKAFSDTSALTVHKGIHTGEKPYECKEXFSQKPNFINHQRTHTGEKPYGCHKCGKSFSVKSKLREHQRTHTGEKPYKCNECGKTFYHKSFLTVHQRTHTGEKPYECNQCGKTFYQSHSSQHIREHTREKHYRCNGTFHQHLNFSKQQRNSTKKKPLSSS; via the exons TCTGAATGTagtgaatgtgggaaaaccttcagCCATAAGTCATCTCTCATCCTATATCAGAGGATACACAGAGGGGAGAAATGCTATGAATGCACCAAATGTGGGAAAACCTTTGGGTATAGGTCAGGCCTCGCAGTACATCAGAGaacacacacaggggagaaaccctatgaatgtaatgaatgtggaaaaAATTTCTGTGAGAAGTCAAATCTCCATGTACATCAGCAAACACACAGAGGGGAGAAACCCTATGAGAGTAATGAATGTCAGAAAGCCTTCAGTGATACGTCAGCTCTCACAGTACATAAGGGAATACATActggggagaaaccctatgaatgtaagga tttctcccagaagccaaacttcattaatcatcagaggactcacacaggagagaaaccctatggaTGTCACAAATGTGGAAAATCCTTCTCTGTGAAGTCGAAACTGAGGGAACATCAGAGAacacacacaggagagaagccTTATAAATGTAATGAGTGTGGGAAAACTTTCTACCATAAGTCATTCCTCACAGTACATCAGAGAACCCACAcaggggagaaaccctatgaatgtaaccAATGTGGGAAAACCTTCTACCAGAGTCATTCCTCACAACACATCAGAGAACACACTAGGGAGAAACACTACAGGTGTAATGGAACCTTTCACCAGCATCTCAATTTCAGTAAACAGCAGAGAAACAGCACTAAGAAGAAACCGCTGTCATCATCCTGA
- the ZNF239 gene encoding zinc finger protein 239: protein MESEEYLSLKVPSQMATQDSSVTFCKNEPQDPQESKSLFVTEESTERKISEGKSPPINHCSENLQNKLVSDVKEVVSPSFRGETICQIGQSKESLDPFDCNHKDICGWKSWVISCSHQRAHTEEKPCTHYDCGKIRTTSPGSHPGEKIHTAEKLYRCSQCGRDFSERSELVLHQRDHTEEKPYRCDQCGKGFTRSSSLLIHREVHADEKPYKCDKCGKGFTRSSSLLIHHSVHTGEKPYKCDKCGKGFTQSSKLHIHQRVHTGEKPYECGECGMSFSQRSNLHIHQRIHTGERPYKCGECGKGFSQSSNLHIHRCSHTGEKPYQCYECGKGFSQSSDLRIHLRVHTGEKPYHCGKCGKGFSQSSKLLIHQRVHTGEKPYECSKCGKGFSQSSNLHIHQRVHRKDPH from the coding sequence ATGGAAAGTGAAGAATATTTGTCTTTGAAAGTCCCAAGCCAAATGGCCACACAGGACTCCTCAGTGACGTTCTGTAAGAATGAGCCCCAAGATCCTCAGGAAAGCAAAAGTCTGTTTGTAACTGAAGAAAGCACTGAGAGGAAAATCTCAGAGGGCAAAAGTCCTCCCATCAACCATTGTTCAGAGAACCTTCAAAATAAACTCGTGTCTGATGTAAAAGAAGTGGTCTCGCCCTCATTCAGAGGTGAGACAATATGCCAGATTGGCCAGTCGAAAGAATCCTTGGATCCCTTTGACTGTAACCACAAGGACATTTGTGGTTGGAAATCATGGGTGATCAGTTGTAGTCATCAGAGAGCTCATACAGAGGAGAAGCCCTGTACCCATTATGACTGTGGGAAAATACGTACCACCAGCCCAGGTAGTCACCCAGGTGAAAAAATCCACACTGCCGAGAAACTATACAGATGTAGTCAGTGTGGTAGGGACTTCAGTGAGCGCTCAGAGCTAGTCCTTCATCAGAGGGACCACACAGAAGAAAAGCCCTACAGATGTGATCAGTGCGGGAAGGGCTTCACGAGAAGCTCAAGTCTCCTCATCCACCGCGAAGTCCACGCAGATGAGAAGCCTTATAAGTGCGACAAGTGTGGGAAGGGCTTCACGAGGAGTTCAAGTCTGCTCATTCATCACTCAGTCCACACAGGCGAGAAGCCTTACAAATGTGACAAGTGCGGGAAGGGCTTTACTCAGAGCTCCAAACTGCACATCCACCAGCGAGTgcacactggagagaagccctatgAGTGCGGGGAGTGTGGTATGAGCTTCAGTCAGCGCTCCAACCTGCACATCCACCAGCGCATCCATACGGGGGAGAGGCCCTACAAGTGTGGAGAGTGTGGGAAGGGCTTCAGTCAGAGTTCAAACCTTCACATCCACCGGTGTTCACACACGGGGGAGAAGCCTTACCAGTGCTATGAGTGCGGGAAGGGCTTCAGCCAGAGCTCAGACCTCCGCATCCACCTCAGAGTCCACACTGGGGAGAAGCCCTATCACTGCGGCAAATGCGGGAAGGGATTCAGCCAGAGCTCCAAactcctcatccaccagagagtccacactggagagaagccctacGAGTGCAGCAAGTGTGGGAAGGGCTTCAGCCAGAGCTCCAACCTGCACATCCACCAGCGGGTCCACAGGAAAGATCCCCATTAA